Part of the Oceanispirochaeta sp. genome is shown below.
TCACTGTCTTTGACAGTTACTTCATCACCTTCAACAAGGGTTCTTGAAGGAATGTTACATCGACGACCGTTTACATAGATGTGACCGTGACTTACCAGCTGTCTCGTCTGAGTTCTGGTTGTTCCCAGACCCAGTCTGTACACAACATTGTCCAGTCTTTTTTCGAGGAGGATCATCATGTTATCACCGGATAGACCGGAAAACTTTTTAGCTTTTATAAACAAGTTGTAAAACTGTTTTTCACTAAGTCCGTACGCGAATCTGATCTTCTGTTTCTCTACGAGTTGTCTACCGAAATCGCTTTCTTTCTTACGGATCCGTTTACCTTTTTCGATACCCGGTCCATGCGGTTTCTTCTTAAGTAATTTATCATATTTACTGTTACCGTAAATGTTGACACCTAAGCGGCGGACAATTTTTCCCTTTGCTTTGGAATTTCTTGCCATTACTTTATTTCTCCTGAAATATATTTACGCCCTTACAGAGCACCTCGCCATCTTATATTGTTGACCCTATTGAGTCAACATATGAAAATATGGGAAGATCTATATTTTCAAAGGAAGTCGGTATCTAATATAATCAATCATAATTTCTGTTGGGAGCTTTTTATGAAACTTGTTCTGATTCGACATGGTAAGTCTGACTGGCATACTGATGATATAGATTTTAACAGACCACTAAACAAAAGAGGTCTTAAAGATGCCCCCCTCATGGCTGAAGAGTTGAAAAGGCGGGGCATTGAACCCGATATGATACTCACCAGTACTGCCGTGAGGGCCTTGACCACAGCCAGGCTGATGGTTGAAGTATTCGATCAAACTGTTGTTGAAGAACTCCCGGATCTCTATCTGGCATCTGCCCAGGTCATTCTGGAGACAATCCTGACAAAAATGGATGATGAAATGACCCTGTTTCTGGTGGGTCATAATCCAGGGATATCTCTTGCTGCTGAAAAGCTTATAAAGACATATATAGAGATGCCTACCAGTGCGGTCGTTATTATTGACTTAAAAGACAGCGGATGCAAATGGGAATTGGTCAGTTCTCTTCTCCTTAAACCGAAAGACCTGAATTAGCTAGTTCATGAATTCATAAAAAAAGGGACGGCGGCAAACATGTGATGCTCAATGTGATAGTTCCTTTTCCAGTACAAAAATCCAGTGACTGAGCCAAGGATCATGGTATGATAGGTTATTCGCCAATCCGGGACATTCGGTAAGGAGTCAAGGTCACAGAGAGCAAAAATTTTCCCCTTAACTTTGTAGACGACAACTCTATCATCAAAAGGGAATTCCTCACTGACTCCTTTGAATGAAATGCAGAAATTGTGAAATTCATTCACTGTCATTATATCCTCCTCCCGGGTTGTCCCACTATAATTACACTTTTAGAAGATCAAAATGCAGTATGGATGATAATGAATGGAAAAGAAAAGAATACAGGTAAAAAAATTTAAAACCCCAGTCGGTGACCTTTTAATCGGAAGTCTTGAAAATAAAATATGCCTTTGTGACTGGCAATACAGAAAGATGAGACAATCCATAGATCAGAGGATTCAGTCAGGATTAAATGGTGAATATGAGGATGGAAACAGTGACGTTATAGAAGAAACAATGAAACAGCTGGAAGAATATTTTAGTAAAAATCGTCAAATCTTTGATATACCCCTCCTCCAGATAGGATCAGAGTTTCAAAAGAGAGTCTGGGCCGAACTTCTGAAGATCCCCTATGGGGAAACATCTACGTATAAGAAACAGTCGGAAAGTTTGGGAAACAGCCGAGCCATCCGTGCCGTTGCCTCGGCCAACGGAGCGAATGCAATATCCATTATAATCCCCTGCCATCGCATTATCGGTAGTAAGGGAGATCTGGTGGGATATGCCGGTGGATTAGGAGCCAAGGAAAAGCTCCTGGCCCTGGAATCAGAAGGGATCTTACAGCTGAAATTATTTTCTGACGATAAATGATTAAAAAACCAGACAGTCACACCTATTCCTGCAGTATCGGCTCATGATTTATTAACCGGAACTTAACTTTCCAGAGAAACCAGGAACCCGGAAAGTAGAACTGATTGACGAAATATCCCTGCCCCCTCTCTCCTATGGATTTCTTATATTATACTGATTAACAGGAGAACCTTAATATATGGAAAACAGATTTAACCTCATCATCAATCCCGGACGGTATCCCTGGTTTTCTAAAGAACTGAAACGCTTGCTGCGTTACGTGAAGGGTGGAACCGTATCGGAGAGTGCAAGCCGGGAACACTTCAAGCAGCTCATTAAAGAGT
Proteins encoded:
- the rpsD gene encoding 30S ribosomal protein S4, which encodes MARNSKAKGKIVRRLGVNIYGNSKYDKLLKKKPHGPGIEKGKRIRKKESDFGRQLVEKQKIRFAYGLSEKQFYNLFIKAKKFSGLSGDNMMILLEKRLDNVVYRLGLGTTRTQTRQLVSHGHIYVNGRRCNIPSRTLVEGDEVTVKDSEKSKKLVRESLARNNQSVPIWLTFSEDSLNGRVERTPYRTDIVSVANEQMVVEFYSR
- a CDS encoding methylated-DNA--[protein]-cysteine S-methyltransferase, translating into MEKKRIQVKKFKTPVGDLLIGSLENKICLCDWQYRKMRQSIDQRIQSGLNGEYEDGNSDVIEETMKQLEEYFSKNRQIFDIPLLQIGSEFQKRVWAELLKIPYGETSTYKKQSESLGNSRAIRAVASANGANAISIIIPCHRIIGSKGDLVGYAGGLGAKEKLLALESEGILQLKLFSDDK
- a CDS encoding histidine phosphatase family protein, translated to MKLVLIRHGKSDWHTDDIDFNRPLNKRGLKDAPLMAEELKRRGIEPDMILTSTAVRALTTARLMVEVFDQTVVEELPDLYLASAQVILETILTKMDDEMTLFLVGHNPGISLAAEKLIKTYIEMPTSAVVIIDLKDSGCKWELVSSLLLKPKDLN